The following coding sequences are from one Streptomyces venezuelae window:
- a CDS encoding trypsin-like peptidase domain-containing protein produces the protein MAGRGRDGFPVPAPEASLVRVCDLAGRPRGTGFAADEHGTVITSHEAVDGLARIVLYAADDRTCVVPAEAVAELPGTDLALIRTEGLALRPLPVAARASVAIGTYVRIVAGGWREARVLGTSAVTYTATDRYHLVGAALELAIGTDGADALRLGGGAAGGPVVDAATGAVLAVLGTALRPRRGIEPSDQEAHRPAGFAVALLEAAAADPGGPLAELVARNAATVPAYGEDLNLAGALHLTAVSAGSDGPPAPPHEPVERPDTAREFTAFMTGPARVLGLVGDPGTGRTTELAALAARRARGAEPAPTLWLRGADLRGTDTSVADAVERALDRAGRILAASAPDERVLGDVGADRLARLVRDAGRPLLLLLDGPEEMPAVLSHHLAQWSSGTARWLRDTGARLVIASRAEYWEQAGTHFDAASLHAATDGAELPGCVRLGDLPEPQASRARALHGIPDDALTPADARHPLALRLLSEVRGATPDAPPPGTPSREDIFSAYLHLLCLRVAVRLAAANGLRGGAVRRLAARVSGQVHEAARRCLGPGHGELDRASFEETFPWATRLHGCTGWASAVLTEGLLVPAGTGYRFAHEELADWLQGTHLDVDGALGALVHRYRDLDRDRGAGGDGPAVPEQRRRTPGSAPAPPLPPTRPLPVPRHRIGPVVQALLLLGRQRGAAELASRLGELTDALVEFGRGGAAGRSGDGAWWASRLLGEVLLRVPDATPYLAVLEPLAARGEFRTAFWLRLPLAEADRFSLLRGLVVHDGPPGTPDRRLDAVAALLRADPANVQPLLARWFADERPLDAAPDATVASAAQALLHTHRHRAIDDLTEALVDCAHARADELLAALAEEEPAALCRAVDRWARDERPARRVAAAAYGLRAAPHATTPAEHALLRCAALALLGRPADEALHGAALALLVRDPQTRATHLPHAVRRFTAGDPQLPASALAAALTTHPDPVLDAFRTRLHAPDPAADAILCCLADVTTPALARRVATLVHDLLEARPEAAAPAVAYIDRRLEHGPDARPVLFPLVAGLLHSRHVQLRAALAPVLAAPGTDASRALRGELLDVLLSQERDAAVLESVLRAVVLGAAESGEDRTRALVHRTALLLVRTPEGASRCDRCLVELARGGRPDFAALLVGWLTEAPQDWAALIGPSALRVLENLAGGVSVPA, from the coding sequence ATGGCGGGACGCGGCCGGGACGGCTTCCCGGTTCCGGCGCCGGAGGCGTCTCTGGTGCGGGTCTGCGATCTCGCGGGGCGACCGCGCGGCACGGGGTTCGCCGCCGACGAGCACGGCACGGTCATCACCAGCCACGAGGCGGTCGACGGGCTCGCCCGCATCGTCCTGTACGCGGCGGACGACCGCACCTGTGTGGTGCCCGCCGAAGCCGTGGCCGAGCTGCCCGGCACCGACCTCGCCCTCATCCGCACCGAAGGACTCGCACTGCGGCCCCTGCCGGTCGCCGCGCGGGCATCCGTGGCGATCGGCACGTACGTGCGCATCGTCGCGGGCGGCTGGCGCGAGGCACGCGTCCTCGGCACCTCGGCCGTCACCTACACGGCGACGGACCGCTACCACCTCGTGGGCGCCGCCCTGGAACTCGCGATCGGCACGGACGGCGCCGACGCGCTGCGGCTCGGCGGGGGCGCCGCGGGCGGGCCCGTCGTGGACGCGGCGACGGGCGCGGTGCTCGCCGTCCTCGGAACGGCCCTGCGGCCCCGCCGCGGCATCGAGCCCTCCGACCAGGAAGCCCACCGTCCCGCGGGCTTCGCCGTCGCCCTCCTGGAGGCGGCCGCCGCCGACCCGGGCGGGCCGCTCGCCGAACTCGTCGCCCGCAACGCCGCGACCGTTCCCGCGTACGGCGAGGACCTCAACCTCGCGGGCGCACTGCACCTCACCGCAGTCTCGGCGGGCTCCGACGGCCCGCCCGCCCCACCCCACGAACCGGTCGAACGCCCCGACACGGCACGCGAGTTCACGGCCTTCATGACCGGCCCGGCCCGCGTACTCGGCCTCGTCGGCGACCCCGGCACGGGACGCACGACGGAGCTTGCCGCGCTCGCCGCACGACGCGCCAGGGGCGCCGAGCCCGCCCCCACACTGTGGCTGCGCGGCGCGGACCTGCGGGGCACGGACACGTCCGTGGCCGACGCGGTGGAGCGGGCACTCGACCGCGCGGGCCGCATCCTCGCCGCGTCGGCGCCGGACGAGCGGGTCCTCGGCGACGTGGGGGCCGACCGGCTGGCCCGGCTCGTACGGGACGCGGGACGACCGCTCCTCCTCCTGCTCGACGGCCCCGAGGAAATGCCGGCCGTCCTCTCCCACCACCTCGCGCAGTGGAGCTCGGGCACGGCACGCTGGCTGCGGGACACGGGCGCCCGGCTCGTCATCGCGAGCCGCGCGGAGTACTGGGAGCAGGCCGGAACCCACTTCGACGCGGCGTCGCTGCACGCGGCGACGGACGGCGCGGAGCTCCCCGGCTGCGTACGCCTCGGGGATCTGCCGGAACCCCAGGCGAGCCGGGCCCGCGCGCTCCACGGCATCCCGGACGACGCGCTGACCCCCGCCGACGCCCGGCACCCACTGGCCCTGCGCCTCCTCTCCGAAGTGCGGGGCGCGACACCGGACGCCCCTCCTCCGGGCACCCCGAGCCGCGAGGACATCTTCAGCGCCTACCTGCACCTGCTCTGCCTGCGGGTCGCGGTGCGGCTCGCGGCGGCCAACGGGCTGCGCGGGGGCGCGGTGCGCCGCCTCGCGGCGAGGGTGTCCGGCCAGGTCCACGAGGCGGCACGGCGCTGCCTCGGCCCCGGCCACGGGGAACTGGACCGGGCCTCCTTCGAGGAAACCTTCCCGTGGGCGACACGCCTCCACGGCTGTACGGGCTGGGCTTCGGCGGTGCTCACGGAGGGGCTCCTCGTACCGGCGGGCACGGGTTACCGCTTCGCCCACGAGGAACTGGCGGACTGGCTCCAGGGCACGCATCTGGACGTGGACGGGGCTTTGGGAGCACTGGTGCACCGGTATCGGGATCTGGATCGGGACCGGGGGGCGGGAGGGGACGGCCCGGCCGTCCCGGAACAGCGCCGTCGAACGCCGGGCAGCGCCCCGGCACCGCCCCTTCCCCCCACCCGCCCCCTGCCCGTGCCGCGGCACCGGATCGGGCCCGTGGTGCAGGCTCTGTTGCTGCTCGGGCGGCAGCGGGGGGCCGCGGAGCTGGCCTCTCGACTGGGGGAGCTCACCGATGCGCTGGTGGAGTTCGGGCGCGGGGGAGCGGCGGGCAGGTCCGGGGACGGCGCGTGGTGGGCCTCGCGGCTTCTCGGTGAGGTGCTGCTGCGGGTGCCGGATGCGACGCCGTACCTCGCGGTGCTCGAACCCCTCGCCGCGCGCGGGGAGTTCAGGACGGCGTTCTGGCTGCGGCTGCCGCTCGCCGAGGCCGACCGGTTCTCGCTGCTGCGCGGGCTCGTCGTGCACGACGGCCCACCGGGGACCCCGGACCGCCGACTGGACGCCGTCGCCGCACTGCTCCGCGCCGACCCCGCGAACGTACAGCCGCTCCTCGCGCGATGGTTCGCCGACGAGAGGCCGCTGGACGCCGCGCCCGACGCCACCGTCGCCTCCGCCGCGCAGGCGCTGCTCCACACGCACCGGCACCGCGCCATCGACGACCTCACCGAAGCCCTCGTCGACTGCGCGCACGCCCGCGCCGACGAACTGCTCGCCGCGCTCGCCGAGGAGGAGCCCGCCGCCCTGTGCCGGGCCGTCGACCGCTGGGCCCGCGACGAACGCCCCGCCCGGCGCGTAGCGGCCGCCGCCTACGGGCTGCGCGCCGCCCCGCACGCCACCACCCCCGCCGAGCACGCCCTCCTCCGGTGCGCCGCCCTGGCTCTCCTCGGCCGCCCCGCCGACGAGGCCCTCCACGGCGCCGCCCTGGCCCTCCTCGTACGCGACCCGCAGACCCGCGCCACGCACCTGCCGCACGCCGTGCGACGCTTCACCGCCGGGGACCCGCAGCTGCCCGCGAGCGCCCTCGCCGCCGCCCTGACGACCCACCCCGACCCCGTCCTCGACGCCTTCCGCACCCGTCTGCACGCCCCGGACCCGGCCGCCGACGCCATCCTGTGCTGTCTCGCCGACGTGACCACGCCAGCGCTCGCCCGCCGCGTCGCCACCCTCGTCCACGACCTCCTGGAAGCCCGCCCCGAAGCGGCCGCGCCCGCCGTCGCGTACATCGACCGCCGCCTCGAACACGGCCCCGACGCGCGCCCCGTCCTCTTCCCCCTGGTCGCGGGGCTCCTGCACAGCAGACACGTACAGCTCCGCGCGGCCCTCGCGCCCGTGCTCGCCGCGCCCGGCACCGACGCGTCACGCGCCCTGCGGGGCGAACTGCTCGACGTCCTGCTCAGCCAGGAGCGGGACGCCGCCGTCCTGGAGAGCGTCCTGCGGGCGGTGGTGCTCGGCGCTGCGGAGAGCGGCGAGGACCGCACCCGCGCGCTCGTCCACCGCACCGCGCTGCTGCTCGTCCGCACGCCGGAAGGTGCGTCCCGGTGCGACCGGTGCCTCGTCGAACTGGCCCGCGGCGGCCGTCCGGACTTCGCCGCGCTGCTCGTCGGCTGGCTGACCGAGGCCCCGCAGGACTGGGCCGCACTCATCGGCCCGAGCGCACTGCGTGTGCTCGAGAACCTCGCGGGCGGCGTCAGCGTCCCCGCATAG
- a CDS encoding bifunctional riboflavin kinase/FAD synthetase: MQRWRGLEDIPQDWGRSVVTIGSYDGVHRGHQLIIGRAVERARELGVPAVVVTFDPHPSEVVRPGSHPPLLAPHHRRAELMAELGVDALLILPFTTEFSKLSPADFVVKVLVDKLHARVVVEGPNFRFGHKAAGNVDFLAELGGTYDYEVDVIDLYVSGEAGGGEPFSSTLTRRLIAEGDVTGAAEILGRPHRVEGVVVRGAQRGRELGFPTANVETLPHTAVPADGVYAGWLHAQGEAMPAAISVGTNPQFDGTERTVEAYAIDRVGLDLYGLHVAVDFLAFVRGQAKFDTIDSLLVAMADDVKRCGELVAAATRA; the protein is encoded by the coding sequence GTGCAGCGCTGGCGTGGCTTGGAGGACATCCCCCAGGACTGGGGGCGCAGCGTCGTCACCATTGGTTCCTACGACGGCGTGCACCGCGGGCACCAGCTCATCATCGGCCGCGCGGTGGAGCGGGCCCGTGAGCTCGGCGTGCCCGCCGTCGTCGTCACCTTCGATCCGCACCCCAGCGAGGTCGTCCGCCCCGGCAGCCACCCGCCGCTGCTCGCCCCGCATCACCGGCGCGCCGAGCTGATGGCGGAGCTCGGCGTGGACGCGCTGCTGATCCTCCCCTTCACCACCGAGTTCTCGAAGCTGTCGCCCGCCGACTTCGTGGTCAAGGTCCTCGTCGACAAGCTCCACGCGCGCGTGGTCGTCGAGGGCCCCAACTTCCGCTTCGGACACAAGGCGGCGGGCAACGTCGACTTCCTGGCGGAGCTCGGCGGAACGTACGACTACGAAGTGGACGTCATCGACCTCTACGTGAGCGGCGAGGCGGGCGGCGGCGAGCCGTTCTCCTCGACCCTGACCCGGCGCCTCATCGCCGAGGGCGACGTCACGGGCGCCGCGGAGATCCTGGGCCGCCCGCACCGCGTCGAGGGCGTCGTGGTCCGCGGAGCCCAGCGCGGACGCGAGCTGGGTTTCCCCACGGCGAACGTGGAGACCCTGCCGCACACCGCCGTCCCCGCGGACGGCGTCTACGCCGGCTGGCTCCACGCCCAGGGCGAGGCGATGCCGGCGGCGATCTCCGTCGGGACGAACCCGCAGTTCGACGGCACGGAGCGGACGGTCGAGGCGTACGCGATCGACCGCGTCGGCCTCGACCTGTACGGGTTGCACGTGGCCGTGGACTTCCTGGCCTTCGTCCGCGGCCAGGCGAAGTTCGACACGATCGACTCGCTGCTGGTCGCCATGGCGGATGACGTGAAGCGGTGCGGGGAGCTTGTGGCGGCGGCGACCCGGGCGTAG